In one Gracilinanus agilis isolate LMUSP501 chromosome 6, AgileGrace, whole genome shotgun sequence genomic region, the following are encoded:
- the CCDC88B gene encoding LOW QUALITY PROTEIN: coiled-coil domain-containing protein 88B (The sequence of the model RefSeq protein was modified relative to this genomic sequence to represent the inferred CDS: deleted 1 base in 1 codon) — translation MAGGVGSRLRDFLNGSLATWVQGLAGLVGERQEEEDEKEEEEEPLSPEGHFLRLSDGALLHRVMSLIAPHSRGGFRLEEFRGGPGALRVRRLNHLQSRLRDFYQEELQLLILVPPPDLQMLAFEPLSEEAIEKLEEVLKLMLGASVQCEHREFFIRHIQGLSLGVQSELAAAIQEVTQPGAGMVLALAGPEPGELALPELELLIRSHMEALVKLARERDRAAQRLAEMLQEQEVFSLQPEPLERTSQEGPHHHLTLQLADAKAQLRRLRQELEEKAEELLDSQGEVQGLEAEIRRLRQEAQVLSGQARRATLYREEAEMLRERAGRLPRLQEELRRCRERLHVAEAYKGQLEEERALSGALEAARALLEGQLEAARERCSRLHETQRENLLLRARLGEAQVELESTRQQLDQLVEENVELEAELRRTLTTSPGSVGDAPQPCWAPSLQDEVREVEVGRLRSLEQENRTLRGRLQELQAGRCSQPPLTEVEDEESETSEPVSASSGGQDGPRMKPESPGDGHGRSPPGPEGPPFEHSSPSDSPGPQPDAGGEAEKPEHPARSLDSLGRTQQHLEGNTVQGELQGKRLEGEALQEETEAGAGDLQREAWSGQQSPLELSPRLEGVEGDEEQGETEAPSPGQRLECEVRPQKERESAQEGKAREAEDWEREQQALKGEIEVLKSEREALEKERESLKGEVEAGEQRLKALKGERETLREEFEAQGRRLEALERELESLRQEWETLQGELEAQGRRLEARGEEAARLGEELAQARRAEAEAHSEAEAEARERDGLRKALEAAGRELEAAGREREALTEALGAAGRERRQWEREGPRLRTRAEAAEQKLLDLESEGKALRELAEKERQAMEAMKEELQAAGAQSQQRQSQLERLQLELERLIQEREGQLRELEKHQERTCQALERRLEEESRAALAAKNEEVMALKARVQGLEEQLQCQVSSGLKAEEPHGLGGAKEAPSAVEMMQETLSGRLIMVERSNAALAAEKAALQGQLRQLEGQVGTLQGRVQELQLQNHQSQEYSSRLQAEKAVLETQGQELRERLGALDKEVRGARQGQEEARVQHQALLRDHEALGRLQQRQEVELEGLLGRHREVKATLRELELSHKELQGRHEQLLAQRAQMEAQEVALQVERERLAQDRLHQKGLEEELRRLQSEHERAQVSLADASRERGELQGERGELRGRLARLELERAQLEAQGQGLREANQRLDLSVCQLTTQCQLLTELRAAQEEENRQLLAEVQALSRENRGLMERSLESRDHLHREQREYLDQLNALRREKQKLVEKIMDQYRVLEPGPLPRTKKGSWLADKVKKLMRHRREGPRPGIEGAGSLENLGGPLDVELPEAREANEAGSPSPSPSQRATLCHKG, via the exons ATGGCTGGGGGCGTGGGGTCCAGGCTCAGAGACTTCCTGAATGGGAGTCTGGCCACCTGG GTGCAGGGCCTGGCAGGGCTGGTCGGGGAGAGacaagaagaggaagatgagaaggaggaagaagaggagcccCTGAGCCCTGAGGGTCACTTCCTGAGACTCAGTGACGGGGCTCTGCTGCACCGGGTCATGAGCCTCAT AGCCCCCCACTCCCGAGGGGGCTTCCGT CTGGAGGAGTTCAGGGGGGGCCCTGGGGCTCTCCGGGTGAGACGCCTGAACCACCTGCAATCCCGACTCAGAGACTTCTACCAG GAGGAGCTGCAGCTACTGATCTTGGTGCCGCCCCCAGACCTCCAGATGCTGGCCTTCGAGCCCCTCTCAG AGGAGGCCATCGAGAAGCTGGAAGAGGTCCTCAAGCTGATGCTGGGGGCCTCCGTGCAG TGTGAGCACCGGGAGTTCTTTATTCGGCACATCCAGGGACTCAGCCTCGGGGTACAAAGCGAGTTGGCAGCTGCCATCCAGGAG gtGACCCAGCCGGGGGCGGGCATGGTGTTGGCCCTGGCAGGGCCAGAGCCAGGAGAGCTGGCCCTCCCTGAGCTCGAGCTGCTCATCCGCAGCCACATGGAGGCCTTAGTGAAGCTGGCCAGGGAGCGGGACCGGGCGGCCCAG CGCCTGGCAGAAATGCTCCAGGAGCAGGAAGTGTTTTCCCTCCAGCCAGAACCCCTTGAGAGGACATCTCAAGAAGGCCCTCACCACCACCTCACTCTACAGCTGGCAGACGCCAAGGCCCAGCTCAGGAGGCTTCGGCAAGAGCT GGAAGAGAAGGCTGAGGAGCTGCTAGACTCCCAGGGGGAAGTGCAGGGGCTGGAGGCTGAGATCCGGAGGCTGCGGCAGGAG GCCCAGGTGCTGTCTGGCCAGGCCAGAAGGGCAACTCTGTACCGGGAGGAGGCAGAGATGCTGCGGGAACGGGCTGGGCGCCTGCCCCGGCTGCAGGAGGAGCTGCGGAGGTGCCGGGAGAGGCTCCATGTGGCAGAGGCTTACAAGGGCCAGCTAGAG GAGGAGCGGGCCCTTTCCGGAGCCCTGGAGGCTGCCCGAGCATTACTCGAGGGCCAGTTGGAGGCTGCCCGGGAGCGCTGCTCTCGTCTCCACGAGACCCAGAGGGAGAACCTCTTGCTGAGGGCACGGCTTGGGGAGGCCCAAGTG GAGCTGGAATCCACTCGACAACAGCTAGACCAGCTGGTGGAAGAGAATGTGGAGCTGGAGGCAGAGTTGAGACGGACCCTGACGACAAGCCCCGGCTCTGTGGGGGACG CACCCCAGCCTTGCTGGGCCCCCTCCCTGCAGGACGAAGTGAGGGAAGTCGAGGTGGGCCGTCTCCGGAGCCTGGAGCAGGAGAACCGAACACTACGGGGCCGGCTTCAGGAGCTGCAGGCGGGGAGGTGCTCCCAG CCTCCCTTGACCGAGGTGGAAGATGAAGAGTCAGAGACCTCCGAGCCAGTCTCGGCGTCCTCAGGGGGCCAAGATGGTCCCAGGATGAAGCCCGAGTCCCCTGGGGATGGCCATGGAAGATCTCCTCCAGGCCCAGAAGGGCCTCCCTTTGAGCACTCCAGCCCCTCAGACTCGCCAGGGCCCCAACCAGATGCCGGTGGGGAAGCCGAGAAGCCAGAGCACCCGGCTCGGAGCCTGGACTCTTTGGGCCGGACTCAGCAGCACTTGGAAGGGAACACTGTCCAAGGGGAGCTCCAAGGGAAGAGGCTGGAAGGGGAGGCCCTccaagaggaaacagaggctgggGCTGGGGACCTGCAGAGGGAGGCCTGGAGTGGCCAGCAGAGTCCTTTGGAACTGAGCCCGAGGctggagggggtggagggagatGAGGAACAGGGAGAAACAGAGGCCCCGAGCCCTGGGCAGAGACTAGAGTGTGAGGTGAGGCCCCAGAAGGAGAGGGAGTCAGCCCAAGAGGGCAAAGCGAGGGAGGCTGAGGACTGGGAAAGGGAACAGCAGGCTTTGAAAGGGGAGATAGAGGTTCTGAAGAGCGAGAGGGAGGCTTTGGAGAAGGAGCGGGAGTCTCTGAAGGGAGAAGTGGAGGCTGGGGAGCAGAGACTGAAGGCCCTGAAGGGGGAGCGGGAGACCCTGAGGGAAGAGTTCGAGGCCCAGGGGAGGAGGCTGGAGGCTCTGGAAAGGGAGCTCGAGAGCCTTCGGCAGGAATGGGAGACCCTTCAGGGTGAGCTGGAGGCCCAGGGGAGGAGGCTGGAGGCCCGGGGAGAGGAAGCTGCCCGACTTGGGGAGGAATTGGCTCAGGCTAGGAGGGCTGAGGCTGAGGCACATTCTGAGGCTGAGGCTGAGGCTCGGGAACGAGATGGGCTTCGGAAGGCCCTAGAGGCTGCTGGGCGAGAACTGGAGGCcgctggaagagagagagaggctctcACGGAGGCTCTGGGAGCTGCTGGGCGGGAACGAAGGCAGTGGGAAAGGGAGGGACCCAGGCTGAGGACCCGGGCAGAGGCGGCCGAGCAGAAGCTGCTGGACCTAGAGAGTGAAGGGAAAGCCCTGAGGGAGCTGGCCGAGAAGGAGCGGCAGGCGATGGAGGCAATGAAAGAG GAACTGCAGGCCGCTGGGGCCCAGAGTCAGCAGCGGCAGAGCCAGCTGGAAAGGCTGCAGCTGGAGCTGGAGAGGCTGATCCAGGAGCGGGAAGGGCAGCTGAGGGAGCTGGAGAAACACCAGGAGAG GACGTGCCAAGCTTTGGAAAGACGTCTGGAAGAAGAGAGTCGAGCTGCCCTAGCTGCCAAGAATGAGGAAGTGATGGCCCTAAAGGCCAGGGTCCAGGGCCTGGAGGAGCAG CTCCAATGCCAGGTTTCCTCAGGGCTGAAGGCAGAGGAGCCTCATGGGCTTGGGGGAGCCAAAGAGGCCCCCTCTGCAGTGGAGATGATGCAGGAGACTCTGAGCGGGAGGCTCATCATGGTGGAACGCAGT AATGCAGCCCTGGCCGCCGAGAAGGCTGCTTTGCAGGGACAGCTGCGGCAGCTGGAAGGACAGGTGGGGACTCTGCAAGGACGAGTCCAGGAGCTGCAGCTACAGAATCATCAGAGTCAGGAGTACAGCAGCCGCCTCCAG GCAGAGAAAGCCGTGCTGGAGACTCAGGGCCAAGAGCTGCGGGAAAGGCTGGGGGCTCTGGACAAGGAGGTTCGAGGGGCTCGGCAGGGGCAGGAGGAGGCGCGGGTCCAGCACCAGGCGCTGCTCCGGGACCATGAGGCTTTGGGGCGGCTGCAGCAGAGGCAGGAGGTTGAGCTGGAGGGGCTCCTGGGCCGACATCGGGAGGTGAAGGCCACGCTTAGGGAGCTGGAGCTGTCCCACAAGGAGCTGCAGGGCAG GCATGAGCAGCTGCTGGCCCAAAGGGCCCAGATGGAGGCCCAGGAGGTGGCTCTGCAGGTGGAACGGGAAAGGCTGGCCCAGGACCGGCTGCATCAGAAGGGCTTGGAAGAGGAGCTCCGTCGGCTGCAGAGCGAGCATGAGAG GGCCCAGGTGTCCTTGGCTGATGCATCCAGGGAGCGTGGGGAGCTCCAGGGGGAACGCGGTGAGCTGCGGGGCCGGCTGGCCCGGCTGGAGCTAGAGCGAGCGCAGCTGGAGGCTCAGGGCCAGGGCCTCCGGGAGGCCAACCAGAGGCTGGACCTAAGTGTCTGCCAGCTGACCACCCAGTGCCAG CTGCTGACCGAGCTGAGGGCCGCACAGGAGGAAGAGAATCGGCAGCTGCTGGCCGAGGTTCAGGCACTGAGCCGGGAGAACCGGGGTCTCATGGAGCGGAGCCTGGAGAGCCGGGACCACCTCCACAGAGAACAGCGGGAATACCT GGACCAGCTCAATGCCCTGAGACGAGAAAAGCAGAAGTTGGTGGAAAAGATCATGGACCAATACCGGGTGCTGGAGCCGGGACCCCTGCCCCGGACCAA GAAAGGCAGCTGGCTGGCCGACAAAGTCAAAAAGCTGATGAGGCACAGGAGGGAAGGCCCCCGGCCTGGGATCGAGGGGGCTGGCAGCCTGGAGAACTTGGGAGGCCCCCTGGACGTGGAGCTCCCCGAGGCCAGAGAGGCTAACGAAGCAGGTA gcccctctccttccccttcccagcgGGCCACCCTGTGCCATAAAGGttaa